Proteins from one Falco cherrug isolate bFalChe1 chromosome 7, bFalChe1.pri, whole genome shotgun sequence genomic window:
- the AP3B2 gene encoding AP-3 complex subunit beta-2 isoform X4: MAASPAYGEEKGGSSSLGEPEYGHDPASGGIFSSDYKRHDDLKEMLDSNKDSLKLEAMKRIVAMIARGKNASDLFPAVVKNVACKNIEVKKLVYVYLVRYAEEQQDLALLSISTFQRGLKDPNQLIRASALRVLSSIRVPIIVPIMMLAIKEAASDMSPYVRKTAAHAIPKLYSLDSDQKDQLIEVIEKLLADKTTLVAGSVVMAFEEVCPERIDLIHKNYRKLCNLLIDVEEWGQVVIINMLTRYARTQFLSPNQNQESLLEESTEKAFYGSEEEDAKDAKAEAASMAKRKPYVMDPDHRLLLRNTKPLLQSRNAAVVMAVAQLYFHLAPKAEVGVIAKALVRLLRSHSEVQYVVLQNVATMSIKRRGMFEPYLKSFYIRSTDPTQIKILKLEVLTNLANETNISTILREFQTYIRSMDKDFVAATIQAIGRCATNIGKVRDTCLNGLVQLLSNRDELVVAESVVVIKKLLQMQPAQHSEIIKHMAKLTDNIQVPMARASILWLIGEYCEHVPKIAPDVLRKMAKSFTNEEDIVKLQVINLAAKLYLTNSKQSKLLTQYVLNLAKYDQNYDIRDRARFIRQLIVPTEKSGALNKYAKKLFLAQKPAPILESSFKDRDHFQLGSLSHLLNAKAVGYQELPDWPDEAPDPSVRNVEVPEWTKCTSREKRKEKVEKPFYSDSEGESGPTESADSEPESVSEESSSSSSSSNSSSGSEEEEEEEEEGSGEQSEDKEEEEKRPKRKEKESSQKAAPGSVGSPSEEEEEEEEGAKKAKKKPPQGRKGRAETSSEEASASESSSSGSDSGSEAEAKRRKAPPSNRAGPKEISLLDLDDFTPAPPQPIPSSSVVSTSLVTDLEGLTLTDTSLAPTLLSPAFGAVRTYELLHRMAGEGLSVEYCFSRRPFPGDPHMVAVQIQISNNTDAEVKNLRVSEPKPLSGMRIQEFPEIEHLAPGDTASVVMGIDFCDSTQAANFQLCTHTRHFYVSIQPPVGELMAPVFMSENEFKKEQDHLTRLGEGKLTGMSEITEKLTLPEKCQSDHAIVQQVTSAANVGRVPCGADNEYRFAAKTVTSGSLVLITLEQREGAAAQLTVNSEKMVIGTMLVKDIIQALAQ, translated from the exons GCATGATGACCTCAAGGAGATGCTTGATAGCAACAAGGATTCGCTCAAGCTGGAGGCCATGAAGAGGATCGTGGCG ATGATTGCACGGGGTAAAAACGCCTCTGACCTCTTCCCAGCCGTGGTGAAAAATGTTGCCTGCAAGAACATTGAG GTAAAGAAGCTGGTGTATGTCTACCTGGTGCGCtatgcagaggagcagcaggatctggccctgcTCTCCATCTCCACCTTCCAGCGAGGACTCAAG GACCCCAACCAGCTGATCCGTGCCAGTGCCCTGCGGGTCCTCTCCAGCATCCGTGTGCCCATCATCGTGCCCATCATGATGCTGGCCATCAAGGAGGCTGCCTCAGACATGTCCCCATATGTGCGCAAGACAGCTGCCCATGCTATCCCCAAGCTGTACAG CCTTGACTCAGACCAGAAGGACCAGCTCATTGAAGTGATTGAGAAGCTGCTAGCGGACAAGACCACA ctggtGGCCGGCAGCGTGGTGATGGCATTTGAGGAGGTCTGCCCAGAGCGCATTGACCTCATCCACAAGAACTACCGCAAGCTCTGCAACCTGCTTATCGATGTGGAGGAGTGGGGGCAGGTGGTCATCATCAACATGCTGACCCGCTATGCGCGCACCCAGTTCCTCAGCCCCAACCAGAAC CAGGAGTCTTTGCTGGAGGAGAGCACCGAGAAGGCTTTCTATGGctctgaggaggaggatgccAAGGACGCTAAGGCAGAGGCGGCCTCAATGGCCAAGCGCAAGCCCTACGTCATGGACCCTGACCACCGCCTGCTCCTGCGCAACACCaagcccctgctgcagagccGCAATGCTGCG GTGGTGATGGCTGTGGCACAGCTCTACTTCCACCTGGCACCCAAAGCAGAGGTTGGTGTCATCGCCAAGGCGCTGGTGCGGCTCCTGCGAAGTCACAG CGAGGTGCAGTATGTTGTGCTACAGAACGTGGCCACCATGTCTATCAAACGGCGG GGGATGTTTGAACCCTACCTGAAGAGCTTCTACATTCGCTCCACAGACCCCACGCAGATCAAGATCCTCAAG ctggaggtcCTCACCAACCTGGCCAATGAGACCAACATCTCCACCATCCTGCGGGAGTTCCAG ACCTACATCCGCAGCATGGACAAGGACTTCGTGGCAGCAACCATCCAAGCCATCGGGCGCTGTGCCACCAACATTGGGAAGGTACGGGACACCTGCCTCAACGGACTGGTCCAGCTCCTCTCCAACCGGGACG agctggtggtggCTGAATCTGTGGTGGTCAtcaaaaagctgctgcagatgcagccagcccagcacagtgaGATCATCAAGCACATGGCCAAGCTCACCGACAACATCCAG GTGCCGATGGCGCGGGCCAGCATCTTGTGGCTCATCGGTGAGTACTGCGAGCACGTGCCCAAGATCGCGCCCGATGTGCTGCGCAAGATGGCCAAGTCCTTCACCAATGAGGAGGACATCGTCAAGTTGCAGGTCATCAACTTGGCAGCTAAGCTCTACCTGACCAACTCCAAGCAG AGCAAGCTGCTGACCCAGTACGTCCTCAATTTGGCCAAGTATGACCAGAATTATGACATCCGTGACCGGGCTCGCTTCATCCGCCAGCTCATTGTGCCCACCGAGAAGAGCGGGGCCCTCAACAAATATGCCAAGAAGCTCTTCCTGGCCCAAAAACCTGCTCCCATCTTGGAGTCCTCCTTCAAAG ATCGGGACCATTTCCAGCTGGGCTCCCTGTCCCACCTGCTCAACGCTAAGGCTGTGGGCTACCAGGAACTGCCTGACTGGCCAGATGAGGCCCCTGACCCCTCTGTGAGGAATGTGGAG GTTCCTGAGTGGACCAAGTGCACCAGCcgggagaaaaggaaggagaaggtggAAAAACCTTTCTACTCTGACTCAGAGGGCGAGTCAGGGCCCACGGAGTCGGCAGACAGTG agcctgagTCCGTCAgcgaggagagcagcagcagcagcagctccagcaacTCCAGCTCCggcagtgaggaggaggaggaagaggaggaggaaggcagtggGGAGCAATCAGAGgacaaggaggaggaagagaagaggccaaagaggaaggagaaggaaagctcCCAGAAGGCAGCCCCGGGGAGCGTGGGCAG ccccagtgaggaagaggaggaagaggaggagggggcaaAGAAGGCCAAGAAGAAGCCACCACAGGGGAGGAAGGGCCGTGCTGAGACCTCGTCAGAGGAGGCCAGTGCCTCCGAGAGCAGTTCCTCTGGCTCCGACTCTGGTTCTGAAGCAGAGGCCAAGCGGAGGAAGGCG ccccccagcaACAGGGCTGGCCCCAAGGAGATCTCCCTGCTCGACCTGGATGACT tCACCCCCGCTCCTCCCCAGcccatcccctccagcagcgTCGTCTCCACCAGCCTGGTGACTGACCTGGAGGGCCTCACGCTCACTGACACCTCCCTGGCACCCACT CTGCTAAGCCCGGCGTTCGGCGCAGTGAGGACCTACGAGCTGCTGCACCGCATGGCGGGTGAGGGGCTCTCGGTTGAGTACTGCTTCAGCCGCCGCCCCTTCCCAGGGGACCCCCACATGGTGGCCGTCCAGATCCAGATCTCCAACAACACTGATGCCGAGGTGAAGAACCTGCGGGTCAGCGAGCCCAAGCCACTCTCTGGCATGCGAATCCAAGAGTTCCCCGAGATCG AGCACCTGGCGCCTGGGGACACGGCCAGTGTGGTGATGGGCATCGACTTCTGCGACTCCACCCAGGCGGCCAACTTCCAGCTGTG cacccacacgCGCCACTTCTACGTCTCCATCCAGCCGCCTGTTGGGGAGCTCATGGCCCCGGTCTTCATGAGCGAGAATGAGTTCAAGAAGGAGCAGG ACCACCTCACACGGCTGGGTGAGG GGAAGCTGACAGGCATGAGCGAGATCACAGAGAAGCTGACGCTGCCCGAGAAATGCCAGAGTGACCACGCCATCGTCCAGCAAGTGACCTCGGCTGCCAACGTGGGCCGTGTGCCCTGCGGTGCCGACAACGAGTACAG GTTCGCGGCGAAGACAGTGACAAGTGGGAGCCTGGTGCTCATCACCCTGGAGCAACGGGAGGGTGCCGCAGCCCAGCTGACTGTCAACAGTGAGAAGATGGTTATCGGCACCATGCTGGTGAAGGACATCATCCAGGCCCTGGCGCAATGA